The following proteins are co-located in the Frigidibacter mobilis genome:
- a CDS encoding FliM/FliN family flagellar motor switch protein — MDDPAANAGASPFTQIPIEITISVGKARPLLRDLLRMKRDAVLPLDRRVEDPVELYVGDKLIARGELTELDGDQAGQLAVRLTEVADLQNGL; from the coding sequence ATGGATGACCCCGCCGCGAATGCCGGCGCAAGCCCGTTCACCCAGATCCCCATCGAGATCACGATCTCGGTCGGCAAGGCACGGCCCTTGCTGCGCGACCTGCTGCGGATGAAGCGCGATGCCGTGCTGCCGCTCGACCGCCGGGTAGAGGATCCGGTGGAGCTCTATGTCGGCGACAAGCTGATCGCGCGCGGTGAGCTGACAGAGCTGGACGGAGACCAGGCTGGCCAGCTTGCCGTGCGCCTGACCGAGGTCGCCGACCTGCAGAACGGGCTCTAG
- a CDS encoding ABC transporter substrate-binding protein codes for MSVCRMSLRQMARASALLLACLVARPAAAEQGISAGEVRFVQIAALTGPVASLGSGMRDGIEAAFAEINRAGGVHGRMLRLDPRDDAYDPSRSVPVLRDVLGEDAHIALIGATGTPTIAAMRPLTTAAGLPVIGTFTGATFLRDPELGNVFNLRAGYAAEAEEWARLLVDDRGLKRIAILYQDDSFGRAGQSELIAALKRRDVSLVAEGTYMRNTIAVKAALIDIRRAKPQAVVLIGVARPVTEFILASHSLEFDPLFVSISVGADEIAAELGSDGAGLIITQIVPPHDAALPSATAFRAALAAHDPELQPGFINFEGYLVGRLAIAALEATGPALTRERYLETLRGLRTLEIDGLTLSFSETDNQGLDEIFLMVIDPDGNIVPMIRG; via the coding sequence ATGTCTGTCTGCAGAATGTCTCTTCGCCAGATGGCACGGGCCTCGGCACTCCTGCTGGCATGCCTGGTCGCAAGGCCCGCGGCGGCGGAGCAGGGCATCAGCGCCGGCGAAGTGCGATTCGTGCAGATCGCGGCACTGACCGGCCCCGTCGCAAGCCTCGGCAGCGGGATGCGCGACGGGATCGAGGCGGCCTTCGCCGAAATCAACCGTGCCGGCGGGGTACACGGGCGGATGCTGCGCCTCGATCCGCGGGACGACGCATATGACCCGTCCCGTTCGGTGCCGGTCCTGCGCGACGTTCTGGGCGAGGATGCCCATATCGCGCTGATCGGCGCAACCGGCACCCCGACGATTGCCGCAATGCGGCCTCTGACGACCGCGGCAGGGCTGCCGGTGATCGGAACGTTCACCGGCGCAACATTCCTGCGCGACCCCGAGCTTGGCAATGTCTTCAACCTTCGGGCAGGCTATGCCGCCGAGGCCGAGGAATGGGCAAGACTGCTGGTGGATGACCGCGGCCTGAAGCGAATCGCGATCCTCTACCAGGATGACAGCTTCGGCCGTGCCGGCCAAAGCGAGTTGATCGCGGCGCTTAAACGGCGTGACGTGTCGCTGGTGGCCGAGGGCACCTACATGCGCAATACCATCGCGGTGAAAGCGGCATTGATCGACATTCGCCGGGCGAAGCCGCAGGCCGTGGTCCTGATCGGGGTGGCCCGCCCCGTCACCGAGTTCATTCTGGCCTCCCATAGTCTCGAGTTCGATCCCCTCTTCGTCAGCATCTCGGTCGGGGCGGATGAAATCGCGGCCGAACTCGGTTCCGATGGCGCGGGCCTCATCATCACGCAGATCGTGCCGCCGCACGACGCGGCGCTCCCCTCGGCGACCGCGTTCCGCGCGGCGCTGGCGGCCCATGACCCGGAGCTTCAACCCGGATTCATCAATTTTGAGGGGTATCTTGTGGGTCGCCTCGCCATCGCCGCACTGGAGGCGACCGGGCCGGCCCTCACCCGCGAGCGCTATCTGGAAACCTTGCGCGGCCTGCGCACGCTCGAGATCGACGGGCTGACGCTCAGTTTTTCCGAGACCGACAATCAGGGGCTCGACGAGATTTTCCTCATGGTGATCGACCCGGACGGCAACATCGTACCGATGATCCGGGGCTGA
- the fliP gene encoding flagellar type III secretion system pore protein FliP (The bacterial flagellar biogenesis protein FliP forms a type III secretion system (T3SS)-type pore required for flagellar assembly.) has protein sequence MRPAGTGLLATALLAGALLLAPAAAAQEITLSLGGEGSLTGRSLQLLALITVLSLAPGLAIMITCFPFLVTVLSILRQAIGLQQSPPNMLIVSLAMFLTWFIMEPVFTEAWAAGVQPLMAGTLPLDEGFIRAVAPFRGFMGNRVDGETFAALAALRPPAESGTTPATAPLSLLVPSFLLSEIQRAFEIGFLIYLPFLIIDLVVSAVLMSMGMMMVPPAIVSLPFKLAFFVVADGWALISGALVRSYF, from the coding sequence ATGCGCCCTGCCGGAACAGGTCTTCTGGCCACCGCGCTACTGGCTGGGGCGCTGCTGCTCGCCCCCGCCGCCGCTGCGCAGGAGATAACGCTGTCGCTGGGGGGGGAGGGCTCGCTTACCGGCCGCTCGCTGCAGCTTCTGGCGCTTATCACCGTGCTCAGCCTGGCGCCGGGCCTGGCCATCATGATTACCTGCTTTCCGTTCCTTGTGACGGTGCTGTCGATCCTGCGCCAGGCCATCGGGCTGCAGCAATCCCCGCCCAACATGCTGATCGTCAGCCTGGCGATGTTCCTGACCTGGTTCATCATGGAGCCGGTCTTCACCGAGGCCTGGGCGGCAGGGGTGCAGCCGCTGATGGCCGGAACGCTGCCGCTGGACGAGGGCTTCATCCGGGCTGTCGCGCCGTTCCGGGGCTTCATGGGCAACCGGGTCGACGGCGAAACCTTTGCGGCCCTGGCCGCCCTGCGCCCGCCGGCAGAATCCGGCACCACCCCCGCCACCGCGCCGCTTTCGTTGCTGGTTCCTTCCTTCTTGCTGTCCGAGATCCAGCGCGCCTTCGAGATCGGGTTCCTGATCTACCTGCCCTTCCTGATAATCGACCTCGTCGTCTCGGCGGTGCTCATGTCGATGGGCATGATGATGGTGCCGCCAGCCATCGTGTCGCTGCCTTTCAAGCTGGCCTTCTTTGTGGTCGCGGATGGCTGGGCGCTGATCTCGGGGGCGCTGGTCAGAAGCTATTTCTGA
- a CDS encoding methyl-accepting chemotaxis protein, with product MHGIFGKILGSIATKIAGIVVALAGLAATAVGVGFVVFSTVAQDMTFLAERQIPALQLGAEVDAAASELHDSLVNMLVAPDGAALELAAESADSSAERLEVLVQRLSSDSAATLQSDAAQVRGVLKKLRAARLREFGSEAAIDRARAEVEALFYTIGITLTEQADNAFFDAAIAAEIEAADRAQPATFGSAQPATKAPETSDVQEAIFWIRAADDLNMAVKGFYASALETGLARDDAELAIVQGRLESAAATIDRLFRSGDVQANLPELSALDALAGFVNPVTGLVNQRREMLTAQSAARHLAEDATLRVGKIEAIADADSTARLLQIATDSQEIEANVARAKAWMQALALTSLATVVLAGAMVTWLIVKPLLAVTRATARLSGGDLAALDGMRRHSGEIGQMVRALGVFRDGLVEQRRLEAEEVRARAEREAQHRRNAEAERLRETQERERLAEQERLERARETAAAAQREAMRDAAERERQASAAAQNRVVSALADGLRRLADGDLRVQIDQQFEDGYEQLRVDFNAAVASLATAIGDIRDSALSIHAGSGSIAAAAEDLSRRTEQSAATLEQSAAALTELTASVGSAAQGAGQADQTVLQARQSAERSNVVVKDAIAAMDEIKQSSSRISGIIAVIDDIAFQTNLLALNAGVEAARAGDAGRGFAVVASEVRALSQRSSEAAREISALIADSSRHVGCGVDLVNQVGASLHLIVGSITSISENVSAIAASAREQSTGISEINIAVGRLDQSTQQNAGMVEETTAASRDLSSEAEILTQIIRRFTVETGPGGHGRDTLAA from the coding sequence ATGCACGGCATATTCGGCAAGATCCTCGGCAGCATTGCCACCAAGATCGCGGGAATCGTGGTTGCACTGGCCGGGCTCGCGGCAACCGCCGTCGGGGTGGGCTTCGTCGTCTTCAGCACCGTGGCGCAGGACATGACCTTCCTTGCAGAGCGGCAGATTCCTGCGCTGCAGCTCGGGGCCGAGGTGGACGCCGCCGCCTCGGAGTTGCATGACTCCCTGGTGAACATGCTGGTGGCACCGGATGGCGCGGCACTGGAACTGGCCGCAGAATCGGCCGACAGCAGCGCCGAAAGGCTGGAAGTGCTGGTGCAGCGGCTGTCCAGCGATTCGGCTGCGACCCTGCAGAGCGATGCCGCACAGGTGCGTGGCGTACTCAAGAAGCTGCGTGCGGCGCGGCTGCGCGAATTCGGCAGCGAGGCAGCGATCGATCGGGCGAGGGCCGAAGTGGAGGCGCTTTTCTACACGATCGGGATCACCCTTACCGAACAGGCCGACAACGCCTTCTTTGACGCAGCCATCGCCGCCGAGATCGAGGCCGCTGACCGAGCCCAGCCTGCCACATTCGGTTCGGCCCAGCCCGCCACCAAGGCTCCCGAGACCTCTGACGTGCAGGAGGCGATCTTCTGGATCCGTGCCGCCGACGATTTGAACATGGCCGTGAAGGGCTTCTACGCCAGTGCGCTCGAGACCGGCCTGGCCCGGGACGACGCCGAACTTGCCATCGTGCAGGGACGGCTGGAAAGCGCCGCGGCCACCATCGACCGCCTGTTCCGGTCCGGCGATGTGCAGGCAAACCTGCCAGAGCTGAGTGCATTGGATGCGCTGGCCGGGTTCGTCAACCCCGTGACCGGCCTCGTCAACCAGCGCCGAGAGATGCTGACCGCACAAAGCGCCGCACGTCACCTCGCCGAAGATGCCACCCTGCGCGTCGGCAAGATCGAAGCCATTGCGGACGCGGACTCGACCGCACGATTGCTGCAGATCGCCACCGATAGCCAAGAGATAGAGGCAAATGTCGCACGGGCGAAAGCCTGGATGCAAGCGCTGGCTCTCACCAGCCTGGCCACCGTCGTGCTGGCCGGCGCGATGGTCACCTGGCTCATCGTGAAGCCGCTGCTTGCCGTGACGAGGGCGACAGCCCGCCTGTCGGGGGGGGATCTGGCAGCGCTTGACGGGATGCGCCGCCATTCCGGAGAAATCGGCCAGATGGTGCGGGCACTCGGTGTGTTCCGCGACGGTCTTGTCGAACAACGCCGGCTGGAGGCAGAAGAGGTCCGCGCGCGTGCCGAGCGCGAGGCGCAACACCGCCGGAACGCCGAGGCGGAACGGCTGCGCGAAACTCAGGAACGCGAACGCCTGGCCGAGCAGGAGCGCCTCGAGCGCGCCCGAGAAACGGCGGCAGCGGCGCAGCGCGAAGCGATGCGTGATGCGGCCGAGCGCGAGCGCCAGGCCAGCGCAGCCGCCCAGAACCGGGTGGTCTCGGCGCTGGCAGACGGGCTGCGCCGGTTGGCCGATGGCGACCTGCGCGTGCAGATCGACCAGCAGTTCGAAGACGGCTATGAACAGCTCCGGGTCGATTTCAACGCCGCGGTCGCCTCGCTGGCCACCGCCATCGGCGATATCCGCGACAGCGCCCTGTCGATCCATGCCGGCTCGGGCAGCATCGCGGCGGCCGCCGAAGACCTGTCGCGGCGCACCGAACAAAGCGCCGCGACGCTGGAACAATCGGCCGCCGCGCTGACCGAGCTGACGGCCTCCGTCGGATCGGCGGCGCAGGGTGCGGGGCAGGCAGACCAGACCGTATTGCAGGCCCGCCAGAGTGCCGAGCGCAGCAACGTCGTAGTCAAGGACGCAATCGCCGCGATGGATGAGATCAAGCAATCGTCCAGCCGGATTTCGGGGATCATCGCCGTGATCGACGATATCGCCTTCCAGACCAACCTCCTCGCGTTGAATGCCGGCGTCGAGGCGGCGCGCGCAGGTGATGCGGGGCGCGGCTTCGCGGTGGTGGCCTCGGAAGTGCGGGCCCTTTCGCAGCGATCCTCCGAGGCCGCCCGCGAGATCAGCGCGCTGATCGCGGACAGCAGTCGCCATGTCGGGTGCGGCGTCGATCTGGTGAACCAGGTGGGCGCGTCCCTGCACCTTATCGTCGGGTCTATCACCAGCATCTCGGAAAACGTCTCGGCAATCGCCGCCTCGGCCCGCGAACAATCGACCGGCATCTCCGAGATCAATATTGCCGTCGGCCGTCTGGACCAGAGCACCCAGCAAAATGCCGGCATGGTCGAGGAGACAACCGCCGCAAGCCGCGACCTGAGCAGCGAGGCCGAAATCCTCACCCAGATCATCCGACGCTTCACTGTCGAGACGGGACCGGGCGGGCATGGCCGGGACACGCTCGCCGCCTGA